The nucleotide sequence AGGTATGTGGCTCCTGAATACGCTAATACTGGACTGGTGAACGAGAAGAGCGATGTTTACAGTTTCGGAGTGCTGTTACTGGAAACTGTGAGTGGCAGGGAACCCATAGATCATGGCAGGCCTGCAAACGAGGTAGAACAGATCTTTCGAATTCCTTGGTGGGTGTTGTTTATCCTGCTCTGATCATGGCAATGTTGTCGTCTCTGTGCGTTTTATTTAACAGGTGAATCTTGTGGAGTGGCTTAAACAGATGGTCGGGAATAGGAGAACAGAGGAGGTGGTGGATCCAAATCTCGAGGCTAAACCCTCGACACGGGCGCTTAAGCGTGCATTGTTAGTCGCTCTGAGATGTGTCGATCCTGACTCTTGCAAGAGACCCAACATGGGTCAGGTTGTTCGAATGCTAGAAGCAGATGAAGTCAGTTTAAATCTTTCGTCTTCTTTCTGTTTAGGTTCCATGGCAGAATGAATCGCTGATGACCACTTATGTTCTCCACTGAGTAGGATCGGCAAAGCCGACGGAGCCATTCAAGAAACATGGAGATTGAATCTTTGAAGAAGAGCAACAGTTTGAGTGACTAAGCATCGAGAAGAAGAGACGTTTCAGAAGATccattatatatgtatattttgctGAGGAGAAAACAGAGAAGGAACATGTAATGTAATGTTTGGGACTCATCAGGCATGAGAACTCGGTCACTCTTCAGATGTATTCGTAGACGCAGTTACCGAAACCTGCAAAAGCGATGGGTCAAACAGGCTTTAGTGCTGCAGATGAAGAAGCTGCTCATGAGAAGAAGACGACGCGAGCGCACTCACTGGGGTCGGTCGTCACGACGAGGGCCGAGTTCTTGAAGTAGCAGTTCCAGTAGTTCCGGCCCCTGGACTGGTAGTAGAGGTTCATGGCGATGGAGGCGTGGGAGATGAGGTTGTCTGGGTAGAAACATCCGCATCCCCGCTGTAGGATGCTGCAGTCCACTTGAGAGCAGGCGTAGTTCAGGTTCGCGGTGAGGGTGGCTTCGTCGGAAGAAGGCTTCGCCACGCACCATGTTTTCTGCGAACAGCACTAGGAAGCAATCAATCTAGCCGCTGCTGAATGGGTGAATGGTTCCGGAATTTACCTGTCCCTGCGCCCGCGCGAGAGGCACAGAGAGGAGGAGTAGGAGAGCGAGGTAGAGAGCAGGGAGGGAGAGGAAGGTGGATTCTGCTCTCGGAGCCATGGCCAGCGCAGGGGGGAAGGGCTCTTGATTTGCTTTGGgtgaggtgaggaagaagagagggggAGGGGATTTAAAGGGTGACGGTGGCGGAAGCGAAACGGTAAGAGTCTGCAACGGCTATATTCTCCACCATTTGTCTCGGCGCGGAGGGGGAACAGGGAAGACGAAGCGGCGGCGGCGTCTCCGAGAGAGACGAGAAATGCGCCGCCATGGCGACGCCGTTATGGTGTGAAGACGCCACCATATTTAGTGCGGGAGAGGCTGCAGATTTAGTCATTATGTCACTCGATTCGCACGTTTCAGGTGACATCgagtagattaattatatattttttataattattttttttaaaaaaaaaatattttaatatttatatttttaaatattatattaatatcggatgaaaataaaatatttaatcttatttttttcttaCGATTCTACTGATGAAAATACTATAGGATTTATCATTAAACACGTACCGACTTTATCTCACTTCGATTTATCATTGAGTACGtataatattttcattagtaGAATTGACGATACAAAGagaaacaaaattaaatattttaaatatattttttaaaaatataaaaattagtatATTAAAAGTAATTGGACTGCAAGCTCGGGAGTAATCGAGCCAACTACTAAATAAAATGAGCATGGCACCAACCTAACTTGATTGGGAGGTCCCAAGaatttctaaaaaatatataaatatataatttatgagactaaatttcttgatttaaaaaagttataataagaagaaaaagaatttgAAGTGGGAGAACATAGTGATCTCTACTGATTTGACCACATAACATtatttgactctctctctctctctctcgttctcacTTATGGTAGGTTTTTTGAACGTTGATATTGTGAGAACGTTGGGGTTTCCACTGAAACCTAACTTCTTCATGTGTCATCGTCGACCGTAAGCTCCATTTTTGGTGTCATCTTGCGACTGGTCGTCTACTTCGGGCTGTATAACAATTCACGAAGTGGAATTCTGACCTTCACTCGATCACCAGTActtttgttttcctcctcttattctcctcctctGATGCGATCGGTCGACCACCCGTTGCCACGACGAGTTCGTgacgctctctctctcttccttttgaGCTCTTTTTGACCACTTCCTTCCGTCCCTCACCTAATCTTCTCACCTCCGCGAATCGCACTCCATCACGTAACCCCACCCGGCACCCATCAGACCATCGAGGTGGACCGAGCTTCCGTTCATGGTGAAGAAGAGTCCAAATTACGGTTTTGACGAGAAATAGAGAGTCCCATAGACAACCGCGTGAGACTACATGTCTATTTCTcatcagtctctctctctctctctctctctctctctcacacacacacacaccttccTGTCGCCTTCCATTCGCTGCTGGTATATGAAAGCCTTAGGAAGAGAGACGCAGGCCTTCGTTGGGAGATCGATGGCAGGGAGGAAACGAGAGTGGTTAAGGAAGAGAACGGTGGCGATGACCTCCGGGAAAGAGCGTGGGTGGAGGCACAGGGTCCGCGTCTTCTCGTCGGCATGGAGGCGATGGAGGCAGCACCGCCACCCCGCCCCTCGCCTCCTTCTCCTACTCGACGCAGCTGCCTACTACGTTCTCTGGGTCGTCGAGGCCGTTGCCGTCGTCGCCACGCTCTGCTTCTTCTACCTTCGCTTCGGGTTCCGCCTATGAGTGAGACGCTCGTTTGGTGCATCGCGACATGCGATCGACACGTCGATTACAAGGCCGCGTCATAGTTAGATTCTGAAGAGAAACCATTTGCTGTTGGTCGCGTACGTCCTGTATCCGTTGTGCTTCTCTTGGATGCTATAATTGCTGCACATTAAGCTCGCTCTATATCTATATATTGGAAGAGATGCAGCTATGGAAGAGAGCACATTTGCGTGGGAACAAACTCATAATGTGTTGTTGTTTTGATGTTGTCTGGAAGTTTAACTTGGATTCCATATTGCCTCATCCATTTTGGTCCCTCCACCAACTCTTCATAGTGTTTAATCAAGAAACAAGAGCGAGGAGAGAGTATTGACATCTGTTCTTCGAGTGTTGTAATGTCTAAAGGAGGAAAAGAGATTTGAGGGATTTTTATTTTGACAAAAATGATTGTATCTTATATCTTAGTATTCCAATTTTATCGAAGGATAGAAAATATGTGTATCTTGTATTTTGTTTCGGTTCATCCCTACAAAACAATGATGCATTGATTCCTGTCTGAGTTTAGTGTACGATTGATTAAAAATAATGATCATACAATTTGAATAATTGTGATTAAGGATAAGGGTTGCTTGCCCCCATAgcacaatatatatttttttaccttAACTATTATTACTCGGATTAAAAAAATTAGGTAGTATCTAGGTTATTTTCTTATTCTTGATGAATGCATCGAAATGTTTTGGTCATGTcagacatatatttttttttcattttaggtGGATGCACCACACACAAAAGGTAAACTGTAGTCGAGTCTGAGTACTTTGGATGTTTTTTTATCTTCGAAGGATGCATCACGTATAGAAGAGATGCTTTAATCGTGTTAGTtgctttggatttttttttaaatcttataGGAACACGTTATTGTTGTTTTTGTAGAAACACATTGTGTGACTTACAAGTCAAGTTGGGTGTTTcaaatatttcttttgttttgaacGAATGCATCATGCATCATGTATCTTTTATTTTGAACGAAGgcacttcattttttttttatcctagaTAAATATATTTTGCATAGGTTCATGGGTTCTTGTCGTAGAGACGTAACGAAGggagcaccaccaccaccacaacccttgcacccttctcctcctcaatacCGTTCGTTTACTACGGTCTATGGGTCATCGATGCTAATTGTCATCGTCGTCATGCTATATTATTTACTCACCATTACACTACGGGATTATGTATCCGACACAATATTTATTTCAGAATTTTGATTATTATAACTCGTATTAGAAAATGATTAAGtagtattttaattaattttttgatttttcATAAGGGGACAAATCAAGCAAAAGAGGATGCTTTGGTCGTGCTGGGTGTAGTTGATATTTTTTTTCATCCTAATGAATGTATCACACGCAGAAAACATTTTGATCATGTTCGacactttatattttttaatcataaatgGATGTTCTTGAACGTTCTTCATGCTCATTTAGCATGGAGAACCTCTTGAACGTTCTTCATGCTCATTAAAGACGAGGTCGTCTACACCTTTGCATCATGTGTCAAAATCAGGTGAAAGAGAAGCCAACAAGAACCAAAAAATTATGAAGATTGACCCATTTTTCATAGCTTCGACTGTCGATGTACCTACATAGGTTTAAACTCTAGCATGAAATGCAGTAGTTCGATGAAAAACTATCATTATGAAAGAACATATCAAAtttgttctagaatttattgttaTATCAAAAGAACAAAGAAATTCATCAAGCAGCAGAAATGATATGATGAATAccccaaacaaaaacaaaaaaaaaaaagcaacacgTACCTACATTCAACTTTTGTCTTGAGTGTGGCATCGCGAAAGATAATTGGTCACTTCATTCAAAGCTGCAATTGCGCATTTATTAGCCATTGGATTATTGTATTGCCCTTTTCTATGGTCAAATAAATTGGTTACCTGGGAGGCGTCGGAAATCAGGTTCTATTCCATCTCCATTAATGTCCTTGTAATTTGGTGTGACATATTTTCCAATGGTGACAACCACACCAGATCCATCATCAAGCTCATAAACAGATTGTATTAAGccctgcatgtcattggttgaGTGCACATCCTGATATGTGTTAATAGGCATAGAGAAGGAAGGCTTGTTCAAACCTTGCCAAAAGTCCTCTCTCCCACAAGAACAGCTTTGCAATTATCATGAAGTGCTGTAGCAACCTATAAAACAAGTTGTTTCATTGCACCGACGCACTTTAAGCATGAGATCTTTATCATCATAGGGAGTAGGAGATTTGGACAACTTACTATTTCACTTGCACTTGCAGTCCTGTTATTTACCAGAACCTGCATGAAAACTGTCATTGATTAGCCTCCATGCATGTCATCATTGAGCTCCTAAAAATCCAGGAGAAAAAGAAGTATGCAATAGCTTATTTCTCAAACAGCTCATACAACATGATGAGGAGCACAACAGAGCTTTAAGTCTTATTCATTGCCTCACATATCTCGTGGATGTAGAATGTAATCTAAACTAAAAATTATTGAATGGTAAGCATTCTATGCAGTCACAAAAAAGAAAGGTGGGTAGGGATATATGTACATTTCACCATAcaaaaaattcaagagatcagTAAGTTTGGGTATGTAATTGTTCAGAATGATGAGAAAATTTAGTTTGGGCATGCAATGACAGAAGTTTATAGGAGCCACTGTGCAACTTATGGATTTTGTAGGAGATTAGAATGTTCTAAAGCCAATGAATGGGTTCACAATACTTATCACTATGCTCTTAACAGAGATAACAATTCATTCTTCTAAGAGTAACTTTCAAGTACCCCATGAATTTGTTCAATTTATAAAAGGATGTTCTATGTTTCACCATGGAAGTCAAATATTGGCACGTGATTAAACCATCCCAATGAGTATGATGACCTCACCAAGCTAATATCACCTAATAAAGAAATCAAATTCTGCACATGCAAAGACGATCAACAATTGAAGGAAGAACTACAATACCCACCCATGAGGCTCTCACCTTAGCAAGAATGGGCATTGGAACAACTTTTAATTAGATTCTCATAAGAGTCTTCCAAGAATATTGCATATCCTATATCATGTTAGCTTAGTCAATCTTTATAACAATGTATTTCAAGTTTCCTTCAATGGTAATGCAGTCATCTCATCTGAAAAAAAAGCTAAGTTGCATCCTATATGACAAGTTTCAATCTAAAGTATATACTCAAAAAGCCAGAACTGTAAAAATGTTCAATACCAAAGAATAGTGAAGGTTCATAGAAGTAAGAAAGTCAAGTCAGTGTATCTACTCATCTCACTTGTCAAACTATGACGTTACATACTTCACTAGGATTGTTACAAAAATTAGTCTATGGAGTACTGTTCAACTATGGCTTTAGAGTTCATGGTATCACGCGAACAAAAAAAAATGGCTAACATTAAACTATGTTAattaaaagcaaagaaacaagaCTGAAAAGAAAAACATACAATCAGAGGACTGGTAATGAAGGGAGCACTTTCTGCAACAATACTTTTCTGGACTTGAGGATCCCTACCGACTGTATGGATAACCTGAAATAAGCCCAAGACAGTAAATCATATTGTACGTACAACAAGAATAGAAATTTAAGTTAAACCTTCCAAAATGTAgaaatattaatatttaaaatcataatataaatttcatcttgaaactaCTGTATAACCAATCTAGATAAGATTTGTTCAAACAAAGCTGAGAAAAGTATGACAGAAAtgcatgttctttttctttttaataatacTTAAATCATTTTTCCTGTGACATTGACCAAGATATTAACCTTTTGCAAGTTCTTTTTTCCATTAGTGCAATAGGGTTGTTATGATAGAACCAAGATCTATCATTTTGATCAGAGGTTaaaaaatcgtcaaaacaagaaTTAGCCTAAAAAGATTAGGACATTTCTTAGAAAATGGAATCTCCATGGATGTGAATAAAATGAAACACTTTCTTTCATATATTCGTACAAATGAGAATTAATTTTTTGTTGTTGGAAGaacgaagaattaaagaagcaaaatatttaaaatttgtatcttatttaattacaaccaatccaaatAGTCAATCAATAGTACTAATTGCTTTACTTCCTTGGCCCATACCAGAAGCCATGAacaaaaacataaataaaaagatataaTTTTCCTCAATATAAATGCTCTTATTGACCCATTCACTTCCCTGCTGCCTAATCCAGTATATTGGACAACAATCAAGCATCCAACTTCTAAGTTTAAAACACTAAGGCAATTTTGGGAATTCAGGTTAGGaagcatagtgatgattgaagatGACAAATGCTATATATATCAACAACAATCACACAAAAATTTGTGACAACAAGGTATAGGCAAACAGAGCTACTCTCATGAACTTACTGATTACAGCAACATAGTCACTTAAGTGCAATGTAGTGATAAACTGATTAAAAACCCTTGTAAGATTATTTGTTTTTGTAATAAATTGAAGTAGGCAAAGCTTCCAAATTTTATGTTGGACATGAATTAAATGGATTTGCAATATTAACCTGGATGTGGTCAATCCCAACCACTATGGACCAAAATTGGCAACATTCAACCCAAATGCACCAAATTGCCACGGATTTGAGATCTAGGCCTCAAAAACAGTCAAAATCGGCACATGCCAATTAGATCAGCAGACACGTCAATTCCTGGTGATCCCAGTTGGATATGCCAAAAACAATGGCTTGAAAGAGACCAAGGTAAGAATGGAGATATTTAAGAACGAGCTCAAGAGACCATTTCAAACATCACCACAAGTCCAAACTTCTTTTGTCACACCCTAAAGTATCCCACATTGCATTTTTGGCTTAAGTTTGTGATAGTATATGTCACTAATCACCCCCCAAAGAGCAACCTTTGATTAAACCTTTTTGAGGCTTAGCCAACATGGTAACTGAAGCTCTGTCACTATCCAATACAAGATTCGTAACCATTCATGGTTTGTAGGACATATTGGAAAATTTTGCATATTCGGTGAAATTTTGGTTTGACAGAGATGAGTGCCAGGTAGGATAGCATTGGTGTCATGGACCATAGGGCCTCTGGACCCCACATCACCTACAAGAGAACCTATTAGTTCACGCACCCCTGCTTTACCTACAGGAATTTTTCACAGACTGTGATGTGATAGAATGTGGCATGTGTTTGACTTGATGAAAGCATTAGGATCTAGTTAAAAAGATTGTAACATCTCAAAATAGTCCCATCTTGCCTATATGCTAAGGATTTTGCAATGGAATTAGAGTCACCACTCACCTCAAAAACAACCTTCGGTGTATTCCTTTGGGGGGGCTTTTTGAGTTGCGACATCTTTAGGGATCAAATCCAACTAAATTAAAGCTTAAGCCAGATCAGGCCCCACTCGAAGCAAGGAGTCAAGATTCTAGCAGTCATCTATTGGTAGTCTTTCCTAGCAAGTAGGGGCATTTCTATTAGATGGACTTCCTATCAGATAACAACACTTTGAGAAAACCACCTAAGAATTCAGCAACTAAAAATCATAATCAGGAAGAATTGAAGGATTTATGGGAAAGAGAGACAACTTGCCTTGCTCCCAAGTTTCTTAATGAAGCTACCATCCAAATGAACCTCAAGTTACATTGTCATGGTCTGTGAAACCATGCCAGCAAGAAAAAGATAGTATGAGCTTGAGGAAACTACCATCAAAGacataggaaaagaaaagaacGCAAGAACAATAACAAAAAAGTGTTtctattttaatgatgataaaaatattataaaatatattagcaGAACAATTTGGTTACCTACCGTTTCTCCTTTGTTCAAGAAAAGCTTCGAAACCTCAATTCCAGCCTAGGAAAACAACTACACTGTTAGGTTTGAGAAACCAAAAAATATCAGTTCCACTGTCTTTCAAGACCAATATGCTGATAAAATGGCATGTGACAATTAACAACATACAAGTTGCTAGGACATGTAAAATGAGTTTCTATAGAACACAAGATACTGAAAATTAATGATACACAAATCAGGCAGGAAttaagaaaagcataaaaaattaATGATCAGAAGCAAATTTTACAGTACTGACAAGGAACTGTAGTATAATGAAAAATTGCATTCCATGAAGCATATTGATATGCTGTAGTGCTTATACTTGTATGCCATCAGTGCATACTGTTCCACTCAAAAGTCACACCATAGAGATTACATGGAAACATAATACTCATTGACATAAAAGGATGGTTATCTATCTAAAGGAAGGCTTATAACCAATAGAATCAAtgaattttttctttattttctttcagttctccattaattttttttccttaaggTGCAGCTACACGCGACCACTTCAACTGTAACATAACCTTTTACACCAACAATCAATAAGTTGACTGTAGAAGGGTGATGATAACAATTTGTAAGAAAGCTTACAGTGTTCAACCAAGATCCCTATTGCAATGACAACAGCATAAGGGccccttttctttccttttgctcCCAAGTTTGGCCAACTAAACTAGTAAACTTCAATTTTTTTGTAACTTCTACATTCCAAATTTTTATACAGTTAGATTGCTCTagattttagattaagtaggactaaaattgaatatatgaGATGCAATTTTAGTAATACTAGGAATAGGCAAAAGAATACAGTTAAGTTGGATGGGAAAGATATTCCTTTAAGTAGAAACTTTAGGTATCTTGAATTaattattcaataaaataaaaaaaattgattgtaATAACAAGATGGTTAAAATGGCGAGGGAGCGTCAAGAGTTTTGTGTGATCACCGGATACCTTTGAgactaaaaaaaatttataagatagtTATGAAACCAACTGTGTTTTATGGCTCTGAATGTTGGACAATTAAAAagcaatatatataaaaaaatttatgttgtTGAGATGAATGTATGAAGTTACtagaaaagatataaaaaaatattttaatttgtgaACAATTGGGTATCGCTTTAATAGATGATAAGATGAGAGAGAATCATTTAAAATGGTATGAGCATGTGCTTAAAAGATCTATGGATGCAGTAGTTAGAAGAAACGAAATGATTAAAGTTAGTGGTCAGAGGAGAGGTAGGGGAAGATCTAAAAaaccttaatagaaactataaataaatatttaaatgttctaaacttaattaaatatatgacggtttacatatctcaatgacgataaaagatccatgtagatcccaaatagttgggacttacgactttattgttgttattgtatgGTCTAAGCCACATTCTAGTATTCTACATTTTTAAGGTTTCCTTTAGCAGAGGTCCATGTTCAGCCAAAAATCCCAATCAGACAGAACTACCAAAAGGTAACTATCTTATTACCTTGCCTAAGGAAAACTTATCACTCTCTGAGTCTTTATATTGTGCTAAGATTTAAAGAACATTttcaaatacaaaaatattaAATGAAGAAGAGTGGGAAATATCAAATTTGATATTCAAGAAATTTCCATAAGAAAACAACGAGTTCAAAAGAATCAATTTCCCAAAAAATTTAAAGATAATATAACAGCTCAAGAAACCAAGTTGACAAGGGCATAcagggagaaaaaaaaatctctacTATGAATTGTCAAGTATAATGGTAAATTTTTCAATGTTACTTCAAATATAGGGGATCTTTTAACACCAGAGCACTGACAGCAGAGATAAAAGTCTCGTTCAAGTGGGGTAAAAGGAAGTTTATACAATATTTCTAAAACAATCTAACTTCTATACCAGTATTGACACATGGCCTTCCATGGCCAGTGACATAAATCACCAAAGATGAGTCTCATACATGTAATGTAACACATATAAGATACATCCTATTCAACCTATTTAAAAGTGTGACCAGTGACATAAATCACCAAAGATAGAGTCTCATACATGTAATGTAACACATATAAGATACATCCTATTCAACCTATTTAAATGTGTTGTCTGTTTGCAGACAATTGAACCCAATCTAAATTGGACAATCCTAGCTAATCTAAACTGATCTTACACAAGAGAGAGGACAAACCAGGCATGTTACGGGAAAACCAGGATACTTTGGTCAATCATGATGTGGAATAGTAACAGTGAATTTGTTTC is from Musa acuminata AAA Group cultivar baxijiao chromosome BXJ1-6, Cavendish_Baxijiao_AAA, whole genome shotgun sequence and encodes:
- the LOC103989208 gene encoding glucan endo-1,3-beta-D-glucosidase isoform X2, which gives rise to MAPRAESTFLSLPALYLALLLLLSVPLARAQGQKTWCVAKPSSDEATLTANLNYACSQVDCSILQRGCGCFYPDNLISHASIAMNLYYQSRGRNYWNCYFKNSALVVTTDPSFGNCVYEYI
- the LOC103989208 gene encoding glucan endo-1,3-beta-D-glucosidase isoform X1 produces the protein MAPRAESTFLSLPALYLALLLLLSVPLARAQGQCCSQKTWCVAKPSSDEATLTANLNYACSQVDCSILQRGCGCFYPDNLISHASIAMNLYYQSRGRNYWNCYFKNSALVVTTDPSFGNCVYEYI